The following proteins come from a genomic window of Pseudomonas sp. Z8(2022):
- a CDS encoding efflux transporter outer membrane subunit, which produces MNRAPFARTLVSLLLAGVLGGCALGPDYQRPELAAPAQFKQVDGWKSAAPADVLERGNWWSLYGDAELDALVERLQISNQNLAAAEAQYRQARALVRGARASFYPTLSGSAGVTRAGQGGGDSTIRTVDGVTVNGSGASRISKSYDLSLNAAWELDIWGKLRRGLEASRAEFDASAADLAAARLSLQSELVQNYLQLRILDEQKRLLDATVAAYERSLRLTENQYRAGIVPKSDVSQAITQLKSTQAQAIDLQWQRAQLEHAIAVLVGVSPAELSIAPRESLPALPEVPVALPSQLLERRPDVAAAERRVMAANAQIGVAEAAWFPDLTISASGGYRGSSFADWIEVPNRFWSLGPQLALSLFDGGARRAELERSEAAYDQTVAQYRQAVLDSFREVEDYMVQLRVLEQESDVQQEALDAAREALRLIENQYRAGTVDFNSVVNVQATALNNERSNLTLLGSRLTASVQLIAALGGGWQLEQLHPQQEQGKE; this is translated from the coding sequence ATGAACCGAGCACCTTTCGCGCGAACACTGGTTTCACTGCTGCTGGCCGGCGTACTGGGCGGCTGCGCCCTGGGGCCTGATTATCAGCGTCCCGAACTGGCGGCGCCTGCGCAGTTCAAGCAGGTCGATGGCTGGAAGAGTGCCGCTCCGGCCGATGTCCTGGAGCGGGGTAACTGGTGGTCACTGTATGGCGACGCCGAGCTCGATGCGCTGGTCGAGCGCCTGCAGATTTCCAACCAGAACCTCGCGGCCGCCGAGGCCCAGTATCGCCAGGCCCGCGCACTGGTGCGCGGCGCAAGGGCGAGCTTCTATCCGACCCTGTCCGGCAGTGCCGGGGTGACGCGCGCCGGGCAGGGCGGTGGTGACAGCACCATCCGTACCGTCGACGGCGTTACGGTGAACGGTTCGGGGGCTTCGCGGATATCCAAGAGTTACGACCTGAGCCTGAATGCGGCCTGGGAGCTGGATATCTGGGGCAAGTTGCGCCGCGGCCTGGAAGCCAGTCGCGCGGAATTCGACGCCAGCGCTGCCGATCTGGCTGCGGCGCGCCTGAGCCTGCAGAGCGAGCTGGTGCAGAACTACCTGCAACTGCGCATTCTCGATGAGCAGAAGCGCCTGCTGGATGCCACGGTGGCCGCATATGAGCGCTCATTGCGTCTGACCGAGAACCAGTACCGCGCCGGCATCGTGCCCAAGTCCGACGTGTCTCAGGCCATCACGCAGCTCAAGAGTACCCAGGCCCAGGCCATCGATCTGCAATGGCAACGCGCCCAGCTCGAGCACGCCATCGCCGTGCTCGTTGGCGTCAGCCCGGCGGAACTGTCCATCGCCCCGCGCGAGAGCCTGCCGGCGCTGCCCGAGGTACCCGTGGCGCTACCTTCTCAGTTGCTTGAGCGTCGCCCTGATGTAGCTGCCGCCGAGCGTCGGGTGATGGCTGCCAATGCGCAGATCGGTGTGGCTGAGGCCGCCTGGTTCCCCGACCTGACGATCTCGGCCAGTGGTGGCTACCGCGGTAGCAGCTTTGCTGACTGGATCGAGGTGCCCAATCGCTTCTGGTCGCTGGGGCCACAGCTGGCCCTGAGCCTGTTCGACGGCGGCGCGCGGCGGGCCGAGCTGGAGCGTAGCGAAGCCGCCTACGACCAGACGGTGGCGCAGTACCGCCAGGCCGTGCTGGACAGCTTCCGCGAAGTGGAGGACTACATGGTGCAGTTGCGCGTGCTGGAGCAGGAGAGCGACGTGCAGCAGGAGGCGCTGGATGCGGCGCGCGAGGCACTGCGTCTGATCGAGAACCAGTACCGCGCCGGTACTGTCGATTTCAACAGTGTGGTCAACGTACAGGCTACCGCGTTGAACAATGAGCGCAGCAACCTCACCTTGCTGGGCAGTCGCCTGACTGCCAGCGTGCAACTGATCGCTGCACTGGGTGGCGGTTGGCAGCTGGAACAGTTGCACCCACAGCAAGAGCAGGGGAAGGAGTGA